A DNA window from Daucus carota subsp. sativus chromosome 3, DH1 v3.0, whole genome shotgun sequence contains the following coding sequences:
- the LOC108213627 gene encoding cytochrome P450 CYP82D47, with protein sequence MADEYVPVFRVQLGLQHALVVSSKEAIMQTTNDMSFMGRPNVLALKYMGFYGGFYALAPYGPFWQEMRKVSILELLSNTRVELLKPVRASEMSTCISELYSLCCRDGKVGSVKVAIDKWFQQVLFNMIAQVIARKRYSSVGKDASDKELKCLKRAYEDFFVMLVTFQKSKGIPFTRWMNFQENRVMKRTEKEFDFILSSWIADHKQRRGIQGQLKEDRDFIDIMLSMFEGSDDFIQGHKTDDVIKANISGIIFAGTDANYATITWALALVLKHREVLKKAQEELDLHVGQERWVEESDIKELKYLQAILKETFRLYPAGPLSILREALEDTTVAGHYVPKGTQLLANIWKLHRDPGTWTDPDEFQPERFLTTHAGLDVKNQQYELIPFSTGKRSCPGMATGTQMILLTLARLLQGFNLVTPTNEPINMTEAAGITLHMKYSLEVVLTPRLPNKLYE encoded by the exons ATGGCTGATGAATACGTTCCTGTGTTCCGAGTTCAGCTTGGTTTGCAGCATGCACTTGTCGTGAGTAGCAAGGAAGCCATAATGCAGACTACTAATGACATGAGTTTCATGGGCCGTCCTAATGTTCTGGCCTTGAAATACATGGGTTTTTACGGTGGATTCTATGCATTAGCCCCTTATGGTCCTTTCTGGCAGGAGATGCGCAAGGTCTCCATCCTTGAGCTTCTGTCAAATACCCGCGTGGAGCTCCTTAAACCTGTGAGAGCCTCAGAGATGAGCACATGCATCAGTGAGTTGTACTCACTCTGCTGCAGGGATGGGAAAGTTGGTTCTGTCAAGGTAGCCATCGATAAATGGTTCCAACAAGTGTTATTCAATATGATAGCACAAGTGATTGCTAGGAAGCGGTATAGCAGTGTTGGTAAGGATGCCTCAGATAAGGAATTGAAGTGTTTGAAAAGAGCATATGAAGATTTTTTTGTCATGCTTGTGACTTTTCAGAAGTCGAAAGGCATACCATTTACTAGATGGatgaattttcaagaaaatagGGTCATGAAAAGGACAGAAAAGGAGTTTGATTTCATTCTGAGTTCTTGGATAGCTGATCATAAGCAGCGCAGGGGAATACAAGGCCAGTTGAAAGAGGATCGTGATTTCATTGATATAATGCTGTCAATGTTTGAAGGATCTGATGATTTTATTCAAGGCCACAAGACTGATGATGTTATCAAGGCAAATATCTCT GGTATTATATTTGCAGGAACAGATGCCAATTATGCTACCATCACCTGGGCACTTGCACTAGTTTTGAAGCACAGGGAAGTTCTGAAAAAGGCCCAAGAAGAGCTTGACTTGCATGTTGGACAAGAACGATGGGTAGAAGAATCAGATATCAAAGAACTAAAATACCTCCAAGctattttgaaagaaacattCCGGCTCTACCCTGCTGGTCCCTTGTCCATTCTTCGCGAGGCCTTAGAAGATACCACTGTTGCAGGTCATTATGTCCCAAAAGGAACTCAGTTATTGGCGAATATCTGGAAACTGCATCGAGACCCTGGAACATGGACTGACCCTGATGAATTTCAGCCAGAGAGATTTCTGACTACTCATGCAGGACTTGATGTAAAAAATCAACAGTATGAGTTAATTCCATTCAGCACTGGGAAGAGATCATGTCCTGGAATGGCAACTGGTACGCAGATGATACTACTAACGCTAGCTCGTTTGCTTCAAGGATTTAATTTGGTCACTCCCACAAATGAACCAATCAATATGACTGAAGCAGCAGGGATTACTCTGCATATGAAATATTCACTAGAAGTTGTGCTTACTCCACGCCTCCCAAATAAGCTTTACGAGTAA
- the LOC108213486 gene encoding cytochrome P450 CYP82D47 — MDTTTLLMQATVGFVASVLLLYTLWSSRTNNHLDEKKTQAPKVNGAWPILGHLPLLAFAGTDGYRTLGNVAEKYGPVFRIQLGLQNVLVVSSKEAVMQTSNDMSFMGRPEVLHSKEGFYGGFYALSSYGPYWQEMRKISNRELLSNTRVELLKPVRASEVTTCIKELYAFCCNDGIGGSANVDIGKWCQQVLFNMLAQVVARKRYSSTGKNDSDEELRCLKRAYRDFFDMLDNFKGIPFTGWMNFKGNWAKKKTDKEFNIILNSWIDDHMQQRGKQNHFNEDRDTIDVMISLFEESDGSFHGYNTNDVLKATIAGVIIAGTDTNYATITWALALVLKHKEVLKKAQEELDIHVGKQRWVEESDIKQLTYLQAILKETFRLYPAGPLSIPREALKDTTVSGHYVPKGTILLVNIWKLQRNPGTWTDPDEFQPERFLTSHAGFDIKSQQYDLIPFSAGKRSCPGMTTSLQMLLLILARLLQGFKLATPTNEPINMSSGPGISMHKKYPLEVMLTPRLPDHLYN; from the exons ATGGATACAACAACACTCTTGATGCAAGCCACTGTAGGTTTTGTTGCATCAGTACTTCTGTTATATACCTTATGGTCATCAAGAACCAACAATCATCTCGATGAAAAGAAGACACAAGCGCCTAAAGTGAATGGGGCTTGGCCAATCTTAGGCCACCTTCCACTTCTTGCATTCGCAGGTACAGATGGTTATAGGACCCTGGGAAATGTAGCTGAGAAATACGGACCCGTGTTCAGAATTCAGCTTGGCTTGCAGAATGTACTTGTCGTGAGTAGCAAGGAAGCAGTCATGCAGACTAGTAATGACATGAGTTTCATGGGCCGTCCTGAAGTTCTCCACTCGAAAGAGGGCTTTTATGGCGGATTTTATGCATTATCCTCTTATGGTCCTTACTGGCAGGAGATGCGCAAGATTTCCAACCGTGAGCTTCTGTCAAATACCCGCGTGGAACTCCTCAAACCTGTGAGAGCTTCAGAGGTGACAACATGCATCAAAGAATTGTACGCGTTCTGCTGCAACGATGGGATAGGAGGTTCAGCCAATGTAGACATCGGTAAATGGTGCCAACAAGTGTTATTCAATATGCTAGCACAGGTGGTTGCTAGGAAGCGGTATAGCAGTACTGGTAAAAATGATTCGGATGAGGAGTTGAGGTGTTTAAAAAGAGCATATAGAGATTTTTTCGACATGCTAGATAATTTTAAAGGGATACCATTTACAGGATGGATGAATTTTAAAGGAAATTGGGCCAAGAAAAAGACAGACAAGGAGTTTAATATCATTCTGAATTCTTGGATAGATGATCATATGCAACAAAGAGGAAAACAGAACCATTTTAATGAGGATCGCGACACCATTGATGTCATGATATCGTTGTTTGAAGAATCTGATGGTTCTTTTCATGGCTACAATACTAATGATGTTCTGAAGGCAACTATAGCA GGTGTTATAATCGCAGGAACAGATACCAATTATGCAACCATCACTTGGGCACTTGCATTAGTTTTAAAGCACAAAGAAGTTCTGAAAAAGGCCCAAGAAGAGCTTGACATCCATGTTGGAAAACAACGATGGGTAGAAGAATCGGATATCAAACAACTGACATACCTCCAAGCAATTCTAAAAGAAACATTCCGACTCTACCCTGCTGGTCCCTTGTCAATCCCTCGCGAGGCCTTAAAAGATACCACCGTATCAGGTCATTATGTCCCGAAAGGAACTATCTTATTGGTGAATATCTGGAAACTGCAACGAAACCCTGGAACATGGACTGACCCTGATGAATTTCAACCAGAGAGATTCCTGACTTCTCATGCAGGATTTGATATAAAAAGCCAACAATACGACTTGATTCCTTTCAGCGCAGGAAAGAGATCATGTCCAGGAATGACAACCAGTCTGCAGATGCTACTGCTGATACTAGCCCGTTTGCTTCAAGGATTCAAGCTGGCTACTCCCACGAATGAACCAATTAATATGAGTTCCGGACCAGGGATTAGCATGCATAAAAAATATCCATTAGAAGTCATGCTTACTCCACGCCTCCCAGATCATCTTTACAATTAA